One part of the Corynebacterium aurimucosum ATCC 700975 genome encodes these proteins:
- the nucS gene encoding endonuclease NucS yields the protein MRVVIAQCSVDYVGRLDAHLPMADRLILIKADGSVSIHADDRAYKPLNWMTPPCTFEESAIEDIDGEDTGEKLWLVENPKGEQLRITIAQIHQEIDMDLGEDPGLVKDGVEAHLQELLAEHIETLGEKYSLVRREYPTAIGPVDIMAKNSKNEFVAVEVKRRGGIDGVEQLTRYLELLNRDDLLAPVHGVFAAQEIKPQARTLAEDRGIRCVVLDYQELRGIESNELRLF from the coding sequence ATGCGTGTTGTCATCGCCCAATGCTCCGTAGATTACGTAGGCCGCCTGGACGCCCACCTTCCCATGGCCGACCGTCTCATCCTCATCAAAGCCGATGGTTCGGTGTCCATCCATGCGGATGACCGTGCCTATAAGCCGTTGAACTGGATGACACCACCATGCACCTTTGAAGAGTCGGCGATTGAGGATATCGACGGCGAAGACACGGGTGAGAAGCTGTGGCTGGTAGAAAACCCGAAAGGTGAGCAGTTGCGCATCACCATCGCCCAGATCCACCAGGAGATCGACATGGATCTGGGAGAAGACCCCGGCCTGGTCAAGGATGGCGTGGAAGCGCACCTGCAGGAGCTGCTGGCCGAGCACATCGAAACGTTGGGGGAGAAGTACTCGCTCGTGCGCCGCGAGTATCCCACCGCGATTGGTCCGGTAGACATCATGGCTAAGAACTCCAAGAATGAATTCGTAGCGGTCGAGGTCAAGCGCCGCGGCGGAATTGATGGCGTCGAGCAGCTCACGCGCTACCTCGAACTGCTGAACCGCGACGATTTGCTTGCGCCGGTACATGGCGTCTTCGCCGCGCAGGAAATCAAGCCCCAAGCCAGGACACTGGCGGAGGACCGCGGCATCCGCTGCGTGGTCCTGGACTACCAGGAGCTGCGTGGCATCGAATCCAACGAGCTGCGGTTGTTCTAG
- the atpA gene encoding F0F1 ATP synthase subunit alpha — MAELTISSDEIRSAIANYTSSYSAEASREEVGVVISAADGIAQVSGLPSVMANELLEFPGGVIGVAQNLDTNSIGVVVLGNFESLKEGDEVKRTGEVLSIPVGEEFLGRVINPLGQPIDGMGPITAEEDRVLELQAPSVLQRQPVEEPMQTGIKAIDAMTPIGRGQRQLIIGDRKTGKTAVCIDTILNQKANWESGDKNKQVRCIYVAIGQKGSTIAGVRHTLEQHGALEYTTIVAAPASDAAGFKWLAPFSGAALGQHWMYQGNHVLIIYDDLTKQAEAYRAISLLLRRPPGREAYPGDVFYLHSRLLERAAKLSDDMGAGSMTALPIIETKANDVSAFIPTNVISITDGQVFLESDLFNQGVRPAINVGVSVSRVGGAAQTKGMKKVAGNLRLELAAYRDLQAFAAFASDLDPASKAQLERGERLVELLKQSESSPQPVEYQMVSIFLADQGIFDVVPVEDVRRFEKELHDHLNSATPQVFEQIQGGTALTDESKDALVAAAKDFTPSFRTTEGNNLGTEAPVDPLAADDVNKTELNVSRKTAK; from the coding sequence ATGGCGGAGCTGACGATCTCCTCCGACGAGATCCGTAGCGCGATTGCGAACTACACCTCGAGCTACTCCGCGGAGGCCTCCCGTGAGGAGGTCGGCGTGGTCATTTCGGCAGCTGACGGTATTGCGCAGGTTTCGGGCCTGCCGTCCGTCATGGCGAATGAGCTGCTCGAGTTCCCCGGCGGCGTGATTGGCGTCGCACAGAACCTTGACACCAACTCCATCGGTGTCGTGGTCTTGGGCAACTTCGAGTCGCTTAAAGAAGGCGACGAGGTCAAGAGGACCGGCGAGGTTCTCTCCATCCCTGTGGGCGAGGAATTCCTCGGCCGCGTTATCAACCCCCTGGGCCAGCCGATTGACGGCATGGGCCCGATCACCGCTGAAGAGGACCGCGTCCTCGAGCTGCAGGCACCGTCCGTGCTGCAGCGTCAGCCGGTGGAAGAGCCGATGCAGACCGGCATCAAGGCTATTGACGCGATGACCCCGATTGGTCGCGGTCAGCGTCAGTTGATCATTGGTGACCGTAAGACGGGTAAGACCGCCGTTTGTATCGACACCATCCTGAACCAGAAGGCTAACTGGGAGTCTGGCGACAAGAACAAGCAGGTCCGCTGCATCTACGTCGCCATCGGCCAGAAGGGCTCCACCATTGCTGGTGTGCGCCACACCCTGGAGCAGCACGGCGCTCTGGAGTACACCACCATCGTGGCTGCTCCGGCATCCGACGCCGCCGGCTTCAAGTGGCTGGCACCGTTCTCCGGTGCAGCTCTGGGTCAGCACTGGATGTACCAGGGCAACCACGTCCTGATCATTTACGATGATCTGACCAAGCAGGCTGAGGCCTACCGTGCGATTTCCCTTCTGCTGCGCCGTCCGCCGGGCCGCGAGGCTTACCCGGGCGACGTCTTCTACCTCCACTCCCGTCTGCTGGAGCGTGCTGCAAAGCTCTCCGATGACATGGGTGCAGGTTCCATGACCGCACTGCCGATCATTGAGACCAAGGCGAACGACGTCTCCGCCTTCATTCCGACCAACGTTATTTCTATTACCGACGGCCAGGTCTTCCTGGAGTCCGACCTGTTCAACCAGGGCGTCCGTCCGGCAATTAACGTCGGTGTGTCCGTCTCCCGTGTTGGTGGTGCCGCACAGACCAAGGGTATGAAGAAGGTTGCCGGTAACCTCCGTCTCGAGCTGGCTGCCTACCGTGACCTGCAGGCCTTCGCGGCCTTCGCATCCGACCTGGATCCGGCTTCCAAGGCTCAGCTGGAGCGCGGTGAGCGCCTCGTCGAGCTGCTCAAGCAGTCCGAGTCCTCCCCGCAGCCTGTCGAGTACCAGATGGTGTCCATCTTCCTCGCAGACCAGGGCATCTTCGACGTCGTTCCCGTCGAGGACGTACGCCGCTTCGAGAAGGAGCTGCACGACCACCTCAACTCTGCAACTCCGCAGGTGTTCGAGCAGATCCAGGGCGGTACCGCTCTGACCGACGAGTCCAAGGATGCACTTGTTGCAGCAGCAAAGGACTTCACTCCGTCCTTCCGCACGACCGAGGGCAACAACCTCGGCACCGAGGCGCCGGTTGACCCGCTCGCCGCGGATGATGTGAATAAGACCGAGCTCAACGTCTCCCGCAAGACGGCCAAATAG
- a CDS encoding DUF2550 domain-containing protein, translating into MNSQVLQGLSILLGLCALVVLVFLILAAVRFFTVRSRGTSILLRQLPSKDSHSWRHGLVRYDGEYMDFFKLRSVMPRANKRFNRLDIELGSTRPMDDDEASFMPSGHQIIRISIDGRDYEIASDAHGIMALNAWVESAPSKRQEKMDYHQMRQRATRLPKK; encoded by the coding sequence ATGAATTCTCAGGTGCTTCAGGGGCTATCTATTCTTTTAGGTCTGTGCGCACTGGTCGTTCTGGTTTTCCTCATCCTAGCGGCGGTGCGCTTTTTCACCGTGCGCTCCCGCGGCACGAGCATCCTTTTGCGCCAACTACCGTCGAAGGACTCTCATTCCTGGCGTCATGGTCTCGTGCGCTATGACGGCGAGTATATGGACTTCTTCAAGCTTCGCTCCGTCATGCCGCGCGCCAACAAGCGCTTCAATCGCCTCGACATCGAACTGGGCAGCACCCGCCCAATGGATGATGACGAGGCTTCTTTTATGCCCTCTGGTCACCAGATCATCCGTATTAGCATCGATGGGCGGGACTATGAGATTGCCTCTGATGCGCACGGAATCATGGCCTTGAACGCGTGGGTGGAATCGGCGCCGTCTAAGCGCCAAGAGAAGATGGATTACCACCAGATGCGCCAGCGCGCTACCCGCTTACCAAAGAAATAG
- a CDS encoding tetratricopeptide repeat protein, whose amino-acid sequence MTGPYVGGALDLGAIKQQAEAKAKAQEQGTTGASAGVQPFFEVTEQNFENDLVRRSAEVPVIALIGSPRSPASEQLKKDFEEMAAAGGLKFIVGYINADVVPQVAQVFGVQNLPTTVAIAAGQPVTNFEGGQPRENLEQWVAAIVDKLGPQLKGLPKQEEAGEGPAEEVADPRLSLAEEALNRGDFDSAIATYEEILAAEPDNVEIKQARDTTLLLKRLDPANRSEDPIAAADAAPEDVSKQLDAADAEVVAGAPDRAFERLIEAMKRTAGDEKEQLKTRLLELFGLFDSGDPRVLAARTKLASALY is encoded by the coding sequence GTGACTGGACCGTACGTAGGAGGGGCCCTCGACCTGGGCGCCATCAAGCAGCAGGCGGAGGCCAAGGCGAAAGCACAGGAACAGGGCACTACTGGTGCCTCGGCAGGTGTGCAGCCCTTCTTCGAGGTTACCGAACAGAACTTTGAGAATGACCTGGTGCGCCGCTCTGCGGAGGTGCCAGTTATTGCTCTGATCGGCTCGCCGCGCTCACCTGCCTCCGAGCAGCTCAAGAAAGACTTCGAGGAGATGGCGGCCGCCGGTGGCCTGAAATTCATCGTGGGCTACATCAACGCCGATGTCGTTCCCCAGGTGGCGCAGGTCTTCGGCGTGCAGAATCTGCCTACCACCGTCGCCATCGCCGCCGGCCAGCCCGTCACCAACTTTGAGGGCGGGCAGCCGCGAGAGAACCTAGAGCAGTGGGTAGCGGCGATCGTCGACAAGCTCGGCCCACAGCTCAAGGGCCTGCCCAAGCAAGAGGAGGCTGGGGAGGGCCCCGCAGAGGAAGTAGCGGATCCACGCCTCAGCCTGGCGGAAGAAGCTCTCAACCGCGGTGATTTCGATTCCGCTATTGCCACCTACGAGGAGATCCTGGCTGCCGAGCCAGACAACGTGGAAATCAAACAGGCCCGCGATACCACGCTGCTGCTCAAACGCCTGGACCCAGCGAACCGCAGCGAGGATCCTATCGCCGCGGCGGATGCCGCTCCGGAGGACGTGTCCAAGCAGCTCGATGCCGCCGACGCAGAGGTTGTTGCCGGTGCTCCCGACCGCGCCTTCGAGCGCCTCATCGAGGCCATGAAGCGTACCGCCGGGGATGAGAAAGAACAGCTTAAGACCCGACTCTTGGAGCTTTTTGGGCTCTTTGATTCCGGTGATCCGCGCGTGCTCGCCGCGCGCACGAAGCTAGCGAGCGCGTTGTACTAA
- a CDS encoding ATP synthase F0 subunit C, with protein MNEIILAQAADESTLKGLGAIGYGIATIGPGLGIGILVGKTVEGMARQPEMAGQLRTTMFLGIAFVEALALIGLVAGFLF; from the coding sequence ATGAACGAAATCATTCTTGCTCAGGCCGCTGACGAGTCCACCCTCAAGGGTCTCGGTGCTATCGGCTACGGCATCGCAACCATCGGCCCGGGTCTGGGCATCGGTATCCTCGTCGGCAAGACCGTCGAGGGCATGGCACGTCAGCCGGAGATGGCTGGCCAGCTGCGTACCACCATGTTCCTGGGTATCGCCTTCGTTGAGGCCCTCGCCCTGATTGGCCTCGTTGCAGGCTTCCTGTTCTAA
- a CDS encoding F0F1 ATP synthase subunit delta, with protein MKAASREALATVESKLDEFLSGDRSVATATQAGQDLFEVVRVLDGDRELRVALTDDASTSEERKSLVQTLFGGKVSPVALQVLQEAAAAQWSTPRDIARGLIILGRRALLRGAEFEGKLGQVEDELFSLSRVLDREGELTQLLSDRTATSDRKVGLLASVLYGKVTMVTEALALQAIGRPEQNPIDDLAGLADTAAKLQGRTIARVTSAGELNDSQRAALAEKLGKIYGRAMSIHSEVDTSLLGGMTIRVGDEVIDGSTAGKIARLRAQMA; from the coding sequence ATGAAGGCAGCTAGCCGCGAAGCACTCGCTACCGTTGAGTCCAAGCTGGATGAGTTCCTCTCCGGTGACCGCTCGGTGGCGACTGCTACCCAGGCAGGCCAGGACCTCTTTGAGGTGGTCCGCGTTCTCGACGGCGACCGCGAGCTGCGCGTCGCGCTGACCGACGACGCCTCCACCTCCGAGGAGCGCAAGTCCCTGGTCCAGACCCTTTTCGGCGGCAAGGTTTCCCCGGTAGCACTGCAGGTGCTCCAGGAGGCAGCCGCCGCACAGTGGTCGACCCCGCGTGATATCGCCCGCGGCCTTATCATTCTTGGCCGCCGCGCACTGCTGCGCGGCGCTGAGTTTGAGGGCAAGCTGGGCCAGGTGGAAGACGAACTCTTCTCCCTGTCGCGCGTGCTTGACCGCGAAGGCGAACTGACCCAGCTGCTTTCAGACCGTACTGCGACGTCCGACCGCAAGGTTGGGCTGCTGGCAAGCGTGCTCTACGGCAAGGTCACGATGGTCACTGAAGCGCTTGCGCTGCAGGCCATTGGCCGCCCGGAGCAGAACCCGATTGATGATCTCGCCGGATTGGCGGACACTGCAGCCAAGCTGCAGGGCCGTACCATCGCGCGCGTGACCTCGGCGGGTGAGCTGAACGATAGCCAGCGGGCAGCACTCGCTGAAAAGCTGGGCAAAATTTATGGTCGTGCGATGTCCATCCACTCTGAGGTTGACACCAGCCTCCTCGGTGGTATGACCATCCGCGTCGGCGACGAAGTCATCGATGGTTCGACGGCAGGCAAGATTGCCCGTCTTCGCGCGCAGATGGCATAA
- the atpB gene encoding F0F1 ATP synthase subunit A: protein MKGEFHAPELDPEFFPGHVTDDGDVVDLLFADFANGWFALDRIMLVRLFMAAILVLLFVVAFRNPKLVPKGLQNVAEHAIDFVRIHIAEDILGRKEGRRFLPILATIFFGVLFWNVATIVPALNISPNARIGMPIVLAAVAYIAMIYAGAKRFGFGKFIKSSVVIPNLPPALHVLVVPIEAFSTFVMRPVTLALRLMANFLAGHLILVLLYSATNFFFFQFNGWTAMSGLTLVAAVLFTIYEIIVIFLQAYIFALLTAVYIELSLHADSH from the coding sequence ATGAAGGGTGAGTTTCACGCACCCGAACTGGATCCAGAATTTTTCCCGGGGCACGTAACCGATGATGGTGATGTCGTCGATCTTTTGTTCGCCGATTTCGCCAACGGTTGGTTCGCTTTGGATCGCATCATGCTGGTTCGCCTGTTCATGGCGGCTATCTTGGTGCTCCTTTTTGTTGTCGCCTTCAGGAACCCGAAGCTGGTTCCTAAAGGATTGCAAAACGTAGCGGAGCATGCGATTGACTTCGTACGAATTCACATCGCAGAAGACATCTTGGGCCGCAAGGAAGGACGTCGATTCCTTCCCATCCTGGCCACGATCTTCTTCGGTGTTTTGTTCTGGAACGTAGCAACTATTGTTCCAGCTCTAAACATCTCTCCGAACGCTCGTATTGGTATGCCAATCGTGCTGGCAGCCGTCGCGTACATCGCCATGATCTACGCCGGTGCTAAGCGCTTTGGCTTCGGCAAGTTCATCAAGTCCTCGGTGGTTATTCCTAATCTGCCGCCGGCACTGCACGTGCTTGTCGTACCGATTGAGGCTTTCTCTACGTTTGTCATGCGCCCAGTCACGCTGGCTCTTCGTCTGATGGCGAACTTCCTGGCTGGCCACCTCATTTTGGTCCTGTTGTACTCGGCAACGAACTTCTTCTTCTTCCAGTTCAACGGCTGGACTGCCATGAGTGGCCTGACGCTGGTCGCAGCGGTTCTGTTCACGATTTACGAAATTATCGTCATCTTCCTGCAGGCATACATTTTTGCCCTGCTGACGGCGGTATACATCGAACTATCGCTGCATGCAGATTCGCACTAA
- a CDS encoding thiamine-binding protein has translation MIVAFSVAPTVVGDESAEMSAAVAEAVRVVRASGLPNETNSMFTIIEGEWDEVFAVIKEATDAVRAVSPRTSLVIKADIREGVTGQITQKVDSVNRYLEENK, from the coding sequence ATGATTGTTGCCTTTTCCGTAGCCCCCACTGTTGTGGGTGATGAAAGCGCTGAGATGTCCGCGGCCGTGGCCGAAGCCGTGCGGGTAGTCCGGGCCTCCGGCCTGCCTAATGAGACCAACTCCATGTTCACCATCATCGAAGGTGAGTGGGACGAGGTCTTCGCGGTCATCAAGGAGGCCACCGATGCCGTGCGCGCGGTCTCGCCGCGCACGAGCCTGGTGATTAAGGCGGATATCCGCGAAGGCGTGACTGGACAGATAACCCAAAAAGTAGATTCCGTTAACCGTTACCTGGAGGAGAATAAGTGA
- a CDS encoding F0F1 ATP synthase subunit B, with product MNNVIYYLAAEGSETLPLESGNSILLPKMYDLVWSIIPFTIILIVFWKLVLPAYNKMLQEREDRIEGGLKRAEAQQAEAKAALEKYNAQLADARAEAAEIREQARERGKLIEAEAKEAAEEESRRILTAGEKQLEASRAQVVSELRSDIGQNSINLAEKLLGGELSDATKQSSTIDNFLSELDTVAPAGK from the coding sequence ATGAACAACGTCATTTACTACCTTGCAGCAGAAGGAAGTGAAACCCTGCCCCTCGAGTCGGGCAACTCTATCCTTCTGCCCAAGATGTACGACTTGGTCTGGTCGATCATTCCGTTCACCATCATCCTGATTGTGTTCTGGAAGCTCGTTCTTCCGGCATACAACAAGATGCTGCAGGAGCGTGAAGACCGGATCGAAGGTGGCCTTAAGCGTGCCGAGGCTCAGCAGGCCGAAGCAAAGGCCGCTCTGGAAAAGTACAATGCTCAGCTCGCTGACGCGCGAGCAGAGGCTGCGGAGATTCGTGAGCAGGCGCGCGAGCGCGGCAAGCTGATCGAGGCAGAGGCTAAGGAAGCTGCAGAAGAAGAGTCTCGTCGCATTCTGACCGCTGGCGAGAAGCAGCTTGAAGCTTCCCGCGCACAGGTCGTGTCTGAGCTGCGTTCCGACATCGGACAGAACTCCATCAACCTGGCAGAGAAGCTGCTCGGCGGCGAACTTTCGGACGCCACCAAGCAGTCCTCCACCATTGATAACTTCCTGTCCGAGCTCGACACTGTGGCACCGGCCGGAAAGTAG
- the atpD gene encoding F0F1 ATP synthase subunit beta, whose product MTTALQEQNTQSSATAGRVVRVIGPVVDVEFPRGGLPALYNALTVEVTLEAVAKTVTLEVAQHLGDNLVRAVSMAPTDGLVRGAAVTDTGKPISVPVGDVVKGHVFNALGDCLDQPGLGRDGEQWGIHREPPAFDQLEGKTEILETGIKVIDLLTPYVKGGKIGLFGGAGVGKTVLIQEMITRIAREFSGTSVFAGVGERTREGTDLFLEMEEMGVLQDTALVFGQMDEPPGVRMRVALSGLTMAEYFRDVQNQDVLLFIDNIFRFTQAGSEVSTLLGRMPSAVGYQPTLADEMGVLQERITSTKGKSITSLQAVYVPADDYTDPAPATTFAHLDATTELDRGIASKGIYPAVNPLTSTSRILEPSIVGERHYEVAQRVIGILQKNKELQDIIAILGMDELSEEDKITVQRARRIERFLGQNFFVAEKFTGLPGSYVPLADTIDAFERICNGEFDHYPEQAFNGLGGLDDVEAAYKKLTEKK is encoded by the coding sequence ATGACTACAGCTCTGCAAGAGCAGAACACACAGTCGTCGGCTACCGCCGGCCGTGTGGTGCGTGTCATCGGTCCGGTCGTCGACGTGGAGTTTCCGCGTGGCGGGCTGCCGGCACTGTACAACGCACTGACCGTCGAGGTGACCCTCGAGGCTGTTGCAAAGACCGTCACCCTTGAGGTCGCTCAGCACCTCGGTGACAACCTCGTCCGTGCCGTGTCCATGGCTCCGACCGACGGCCTCGTCCGCGGTGCCGCCGTGACCGACACCGGCAAGCCGATTTCCGTCCCGGTGGGCGATGTGGTCAAGGGCCACGTCTTCAACGCCCTCGGTGACTGCCTTGACCAGCCGGGTCTGGGCCGCGATGGCGAGCAGTGGGGCATCCACCGCGAGCCGCCGGCTTTCGACCAGCTCGAGGGTAAGACCGAGATTCTGGAGACCGGTATTAAGGTCATCGACCTGCTGACCCCGTACGTGAAGGGCGGCAAGATCGGCCTGTTCGGTGGTGCAGGTGTGGGTAAGACCGTTCTTATCCAGGAGATGATTACTCGTATCGCACGCGAGTTCTCCGGTACCTCCGTCTTCGCCGGCGTCGGCGAGCGCACCCGTGAGGGCACCGACCTCTTCCTCGAGATGGAAGAGATGGGCGTTCTCCAGGACACCGCACTTGTCTTCGGCCAGATGGATGAGCCGCCAGGAGTCCGTATGCGCGTGGCTCTGTCCGGCCTGACCATGGCGGAGTACTTCCGCGATGTGCAGAACCAGGACGTGCTGCTGTTCATCGACAACATCTTCCGTTTCACCCAGGCCGGTTCTGAGGTGTCGACCCTGCTGGGCCGCATGCCTTCCGCCGTGGGTTACCAGCCGACTCTGGCTGATGAGATGGGTGTGCTGCAGGAGCGTATTACCTCCACCAAGGGTAAGTCCATTACCTCCCTGCAGGCCGTCTACGTGCCGGCCGATGACTACACCGACCCGGCTCCGGCGACCACCTTCGCTCACCTCGATGCCACCACCGAGTTGGACCGTGGTATTGCTTCGAAGGGTATTTACCCGGCAGTGAACCCGCTGACCTCTACCTCTCGTATTCTGGAGCCGTCCATCGTGGGCGAGCGCCACTACGAGGTTGCACAGCGCGTCATCGGTATTCTGCAGAAGAACAAGGAGCTTCAGGACATCATCGCCATCCTTGGTATGGACGAGCTGTCTGAGGAAGACAAGATTACCGTTCAGCGTGCTCGCCGTATCGAGCGCTTCCTGGGCCAGAACTTCTTCGTCGCAGAGAAGTTCACCGGCCTGCCGGGCTCCTACGTGCCGCTGGCCGATACCATCGATGCTTTCGAGCGCATCTGCAACGGCGAATTCGACCACTACCCGGAGCAGGCCTTCAACGGCCTGGGTGGCTTGGACGACGTCGAGGCTGCGTACAAGAAGCTGACCGAGAAGAAGTAG
- a CDS encoding F0F1 ATP synthase subunit gamma, with the protein MANLRELRDRIRSVNSTKKITKAQELIATSRITKAQARVEAAQPYARELSNVLNKLAAHTSLDHPMLREREDAKVAAILVVSSDRGMCGGYNNNIFKKAAELEALLKSEGFETVRYVTGNKGVGFYKFREAEVAGSWTGFSQDPTWEKTHDVRRHIIDGFVAGSNGQAKTREGINVEGETVRGFDQVHVVYTEFESMLTQTARVQQLLPVVPVIEEEDYNMGESALSDAEPNNQITPDYDFEPDADTLMEALLPQYVSRLLFAMFLESSASESAARRTAMKSATDNATELVKDLSRVANQARQAQITQEITEIVGGAGALAESAESD; encoded by the coding sequence ATGGCTAATCTTCGTGAACTGCGCGACCGTATCCGGTCCGTCAATTCCACCAAGAAGATCACCAAGGCACAGGAGCTCATTGCTACCTCGCGCATTACCAAGGCTCAGGCCAGGGTAGAAGCGGCGCAGCCTTATGCACGTGAACTGTCCAACGTGCTTAACAAGCTGGCGGCGCACACGTCCCTGGATCACCCGATGCTCCGGGAACGCGAAGATGCTAAGGTTGCCGCCATTCTCGTGGTCTCTTCGGACCGCGGTATGTGCGGTGGCTACAACAACAACATCTTCAAGAAGGCGGCCGAGCTGGAAGCCCTGCTTAAGAGCGAGGGTTTCGAGACCGTCCGCTACGTGACCGGCAACAAGGGCGTTGGCTTCTACAAGTTCCGTGAGGCCGAGGTCGCAGGCAGCTGGACTGGATTCTCGCAGGATCCGACCTGGGAAAAGACGCACGATGTGCGCCGCCACATTATCGACGGCTTCGTCGCCGGTTCGAATGGCCAGGCCAAGACCCGCGAGGGCATTAACGTGGAGGGCGAGACCGTTCGCGGTTTCGACCAGGTCCACGTTGTGTACACCGAGTTCGAGTCCATGCTGACCCAGACCGCGCGTGTGCAGCAGCTGCTGCCGGTGGTACCGGTTATTGAGGAAGAGGACTACAACATGGGTGAGTCCGCGCTTTCCGACGCCGAGCCGAACAATCAGATCACCCCTGATTACGACTTCGAGCCGGATGCGGACACCCTGATGGAAGCGCTGCTTCCGCAGTACGTGTCTCGCCTCCTATTTGCGATGTTCTTGGAGTCCTCGGCCTCCGAGTCCGCCGCACGCCGTACCGCAATGAAGTCTGCAACCGACAACGCTACCGAGCTGGTCAAGGACCTCTCGCGCGTGGCCAACCAGGCCCGTCAGGCGCAGATTACCCAAGAAATCACAGAGATCGTCGGTGGCGCTGGGGCGCTCGCCGAAAGCGCAGAAAGTGACTAG
- a CDS encoding F0F1 ATP synthase subunit epsilon → MADITAELVSVERLLWTGKATMVTAETTEGEIGVLPGHEPMVGQLIDNGVVTIHPVDGERLVAAVQGGFLSVSENKITVLADWSIWASEVDEAQAQEDLKSERELTRSRGDAALRATRRLNS, encoded by the coding sequence ATGGCTGACATCACCGCCGAATTGGTTTCCGTCGAGCGCCTGCTGTGGACCGGAAAGGCCACCATGGTGACGGCTGAGACCACCGAGGGTGAGATCGGCGTGCTTCCTGGCCATGAGCCCATGGTCGGTCAGTTGATCGACAATGGTGTTGTGACCATCCACCCAGTCGACGGCGAGCGCCTCGTCGCTGCCGTCCAGGGTGGCTTCCTCTCCGTGTCCGAGAACAAGATCACCGTCCTCGCTGATTGGTCCATCTGGGCCTCCGAGGTCGATGAAGCCCAGGCACAGGAAGACCTGAAGTCTGAGCGTGAGCTCACGAGGTCCCGTGGCGACGCCGCACTGCGTGCCACTCGCCGCCTCAACAGCTAA